The Streptomyces sp. CC0208 genome window below encodes:
- a CDS encoding S-(hydroxymethyl)mycothiol dehydrogenase produces MAHEVRAVVARGKGAPVSLETIVVPDPGPGEALVKVEACGVCHTDLHYREGGINDDFPFLLGHEAAGRVEAVGEGVTGVEPGDFVILNWRAVCGKCRACGKGKPWYCFATHNATQPMTLLDGTPLAPALGIGAFAEKTLVAAGQCTKVDPAAPATAAGLLGCGVMAGFGAAVNTGAVGRGDSVAVIGCGGVGMAAVAGARLAGATKVIAVDVDPRKLERAAGMGATHTVDGSTTDVVTAVRELTGGFGADVVVEAVGRPETYRQAFYARDLAGTVVLVGVPTPEMKLELPLLDVFGRGGALKSSWYGDCLPSRDFPALIDLYLDGRFDLDAFVSETIGLGDVEKAFEKMHRGEVLRSVVVL; encoded by the coding sequence ATGGCTCATGAGGTTCGTGCTGTCGTCGCCCGCGGGAAAGGCGCCCCGGTCTCCCTCGAGACGATCGTGGTCCCCGACCCGGGACCCGGCGAGGCGCTGGTGAAGGTAGAGGCGTGCGGGGTCTGCCACACCGACCTCCACTACCGGGAGGGCGGGATCAACGACGACTTCCCCTTCCTTCTCGGACATGAGGCGGCCGGGCGCGTCGAAGCCGTGGGGGAGGGCGTCACCGGCGTCGAGCCGGGAGACTTCGTCATCCTCAACTGGCGTGCGGTGTGCGGCAAGTGCCGGGCGTGCGGCAAGGGCAAACCCTGGTACTGCTTCGCCACCCACAACGCGACCCAGCCGATGACCCTGCTCGACGGCACCCCGCTCGCGCCCGCCCTCGGCATCGGCGCGTTCGCGGAGAAGACCCTGGTCGCCGCCGGGCAGTGCACCAAGGTGGACCCGGCGGCCCCGGCGACGGCCGCGGGACTGCTCGGCTGCGGTGTCATGGCGGGCTTCGGCGCGGCCGTGAACACCGGCGCCGTCGGCCGCGGGGACTCCGTCGCCGTCATCGGCTGCGGCGGGGTCGGCATGGCCGCCGTCGCGGGGGCGCGGCTCGCCGGTGCGACCAAGGTCATCGCCGTCGACGTGGACCCGCGCAAGCTGGAGCGGGCCGCGGGGATGGGCGCCACCCACACCGTCGACGGCTCGACCACGGACGTCGTGACGGCGGTGCGCGAACTGACCGGCGGCTTCGGCGCCGACGTGGTCGTCGAGGCGGTCGGCCGCCCCGAGACGTACCGGCAGGCCTTCTACGCCCGCGACCTCGCCGGCACCGTCGTCCTGGTCGGTGTGCCGACCCCCGAGATGAAGCTGGAACTGCCGCTGCTCGACGTCTTCGGACGCGGTGGCGCCCTGAAGTCCAGCTGGTACGGCGACTGTCTGCCCTCGCGGGACTTCCCGGCGCTCATCGACCTCTACCTGGACGGGCGCTTCGACCTCGACGCGTTCGTCTCCGAGACCATCGGCCTCGGAGACGTGGAGAAGGCGTTCGAGAAGATGCACCGCGGCGAGGTGCTGCGCTCCGTGGTGGTCCTGTGA
- a CDS encoding TetR family transcriptional regulator yields MARMPSAERRRQLTEAAIRAMARDGVARTTTRSIAAEAGVSLSVFHYCFDSKQALIEAVITTLTDQSVSVVQEALRPRDTLEETVAAGFRAYWDHVRAHPEAHMLTYELTQYALREPGFEHLARRQYELYGEAYAELIEQLRGHMDLELRVPVSVLARYLAAMTDGLTLNYLVLGDAAAWEDILDTVTAHIAGLVR; encoded by the coding sequence ATGGCACGCATGCCGTCGGCCGAGCGGCGCAGACAGCTGACGGAAGCGGCGATCAGGGCGATGGCCCGGGACGGCGTCGCGAGGACGACGACCCGGTCCATCGCCGCCGAGGCCGGCGTGTCCCTGAGCGTCTTCCACTACTGCTTCGACTCCAAGCAGGCCCTGATCGAGGCCGTGATCACCACGCTCACCGATCAGTCGGTGAGCGTGGTCCAGGAGGCGCTGCGCCCCAGGGACACCCTGGAGGAGACCGTCGCCGCCGGTTTCCGGGCCTACTGGGACCACGTCCGCGCCCACCCCGAGGCGCACATGCTCACCTATGAGCTCACCCAGTACGCCCTGCGCGAGCCCGGCTTCGAGCACCTGGCCAGGCGGCAGTACGAGCTGTACGGCGAGGCGTACGCCGAGCTGATCGAGCAGCTGCGGGGGCACATGGATCTGGAGCTGCGCGTGCCCGTCTCCGTGCTTGCCCGCTATCTCGCGGCCATGACCGACGGGCTCACCCTGAACTACCTCGTCCTCGGCGACGCGGCCGCCTGGGAGGACATCCTCGACACCGTCACGGCGCACATCGCGGGCCTGGTGCGCTGA
- a CDS encoding bifunctional 3-phenylpropionate/cinnamic acid dioxygenase ferredoxin subunit, whose protein sequence is MMIPACRLVDLPRGEAYRLDIDPPVSVFHTDDGEVFAIDDTCTHQDASLADGWLEGCEVECPLHASKFDLRTGAVDAPPAKRPVRTHEVRVEDGMIYVRLSLDAPNLPPCVTARLAGGPA, encoded by the coding sequence ATGATGATTCCCGCGTGCCGTCTCGTGGATCTTCCCCGAGGCGAGGCCTACCGGCTCGACATCGATCCGCCGGTCTCGGTGTTCCACACCGATGACGGCGAGGTCTTCGCCATCGACGACACCTGCACCCATCAGGACGCCTCGCTCGCCGACGGCTGGCTGGAGGGCTGCGAGGTCGAATGCCCGCTGCACGCCTCCAAGTTCGACCTGCGGACGGGCGCCGTGGACGCCCCGCCGGCCAAGCGCCCGGTCCGCACCCACGAGGTCCGTGTCGAGGACGGCATGATCTACGTCCGGTTGTCCCTGGACGCCCCCAACCTGCCGCCCTGCGTCACGGCCCGCCTCGCCGGCGGACCCGCGTGA
- a CDS encoding bifunctional class I SAM-dependent methyltransferase/NUDIX hydrolase, whose amino-acid sequence MTTRPVDPEAVNAEAWHAYGDHHLRRGTVLPELERFDWGPAGTGPGAGILGDLAGRRVLDLGCGPGRHAAHLVRTYGASVDAVESSPTQHERARARYDSLSGLRLIRSDAVEHLGTAEPYDVVYSVNAVPYIDPRRLLPALATALRPGGTLCFTVLHTNSRGDGPSRVVESRPELLRLAGGGETTVRMWVLTPELWTDLLGEHGLRVEGVDVLDAPEDGNHASYRIFRVTRPVRVSSRPRTDRGPVPHAAIGVGAILHGPQGLLLGRHRRGTWELPGGTVEPGESLRETVVRELREETGIGARPADVRLLGTLLDDVDGVVRMTVAAQVTAWRGEPCDQPDERVGDWRWFALDRLPENLFVCSAQGLTAWRPDLPIDHTPAHFTPYAH is encoded by the coding sequence TTGACCACGCGACCCGTCGACCCCGAGGCCGTCAACGCCGAGGCCTGGCACGCCTACGGCGACCACCATCTGCGGCGCGGCACCGTGCTGCCGGAGCTGGAGCGGTTCGACTGGGGCCCGGCAGGCACCGGCCCGGGCGCCGGGATCCTCGGTGACCTCGCCGGGCGGCGGGTGCTGGACCTCGGCTGCGGACCGGGCCGGCACGCGGCGCACCTCGTCCGGACGTACGGCGCCTCGGTGGACGCGGTCGAGTCCTCCCCCACCCAGCACGAACGCGCCCGCGCCCGCTACGACTCCCTGTCCGGTCTGCGCCTGATCAGGTCCGACGCCGTGGAACACCTCGGCACAGCGGAACCGTACGACGTCGTCTACTCCGTCAACGCGGTGCCGTACATCGATCCCCGGCGGCTGCTGCCCGCCCTCGCCACCGCGCTCCGGCCCGGCGGGACGCTGTGCTTCACCGTGCTGCACACCAACTCGCGCGGCGACGGCCCCTCCCGCGTCGTCGAGTCCCGGCCCGAGCTGCTGCGGCTCGCCGGGGGCGGCGAGACGACCGTACGGATGTGGGTGCTGACTCCGGAGCTCTGGACGGACCTGCTCGGCGAGCACGGTCTGCGCGTCGAGGGCGTCGACGTCCTCGACGCGCCGGAGGACGGCAACCACGCCTCGTACCGGATCTTCCGGGTGACCCGGCCCGTCCGGGTCTCCTCCCGTCCGCGCACCGATCGGGGTCCGGTGCCGCACGCGGCGATCGGGGTCGGCGCCATCCTGCACGGCCCCCAGGGGTTGCTTCTCGGCCGGCACCGGCGCGGCACCTGGGAGCTGCCCGGCGGCACGGTGGAGCCCGGGGAGTCGCTGCGGGAGACGGTCGTACGCGAACTCCGGGAGGAGACCGGGATCGGGGCCCGGCCGGCCGACGTCCGGCTGCTGGGCACGCTCCTCGACGACGTCGACGGCGTGGTGCGGATGACCGTGGCCGCACAGGTCACCGCGTGGCGGGGCGAGCCCTGCGACCAGCCGGACGAACGCGTCGGCGACTGGCGCTGGTTCGCCCTGGACCGGCTCCCGGAGAACCTGTTCGTGTGCAGCGCCCAGGGTCTGACCGCCTGGCGCCCGGACCTGCCGATCGACCACACACCCGCCCACTTCACGCCGTACGCCCACTGA
- a CDS encoding discoidin domain-containing protein: MAGRSCRRGKNSRRKKMTVVSVLFLVLAAILGPTPSSAATDWWTPTARPTPDAGVNVTGAPFTGTNSAGEVKGFVDAHNHLFSNEAFGGRLICGKVYSESGVADALKDCPEHYPDGSLALFDYITHGGDGKHDPTGWPTFKDWPAYDSMTHQANYYAWVERAWRGGQRVLVNDLVTNGMICSVYPFKDRSCDEMTSIRLQARMTYDLQAFVDRMYGGTGKGWFRIVTDSAQARQVIEQGKLAVVLGVETSEPFGCKQILDIGQCSKADIDKGLDELYGLGVRSMFLCHKFDNALCGVRFDEGGLGTAINVGQFLSTGTFWKTETCKGPQHDNPIGTAASEAEADLPAGTEVPEYDKAAQCNVRGLTDLGEYAVRGMMKRKMMLEIDHMSVKATGQVLDIFEAANYPGVLSSHSWMDLNWTERVYSLGGFVAQYMHGSEGFAAEAKRTDALRDKYGVGYGYGTDFNGIGDHPAPRGADAAHKVTYPFKSVDGGSVIDKQTSGQRTFDFNTDGAAHVGMIPDWIEDIRLVGGQGVVDDLFRGAESYLDTWGAAERHQASVNLADGRTATASSSESNPFTSYQPGRAVDGDDSSRWASDWSDDQWWQVDLGATNLVSRVTLDWERAYGKSYRIELSTDGTNWTTAWSTTAGDGGLDTARFAGTPARYVRVHGLDRGTDWGYSLYEVGVHSG; the protein is encoded by the coding sequence ATGGCTGGACGCTCCTGCCGCAGAGGCAAGAACAGCAGACGCAAGAAGATGACCGTCGTCTCCGTGCTCTTCCTGGTGCTGGCCGCCATCCTCGGCCCCACGCCGAGTTCGGCGGCCACCGACTGGTGGACACCGACGGCCAGGCCCACCCCCGACGCCGGGGTCAACGTCACCGGAGCGCCCTTCACCGGCACCAACTCCGCCGGTGAGGTGAAGGGGTTCGTCGACGCCCACAACCACCTCTTCTCCAACGAGGCCTTCGGCGGGCGGCTGATCTGCGGCAAGGTGTACTCCGAGTCCGGAGTTGCCGACGCGCTCAAGGACTGCCCCGAGCACTACCCCGACGGCAGCCTCGCGCTCTTCGACTACATCACCCACGGCGGCGACGGCAAGCACGACCCGACCGGTTGGCCGACCTTCAAGGACTGGCCGGCGTACGACTCGATGACTCATCAGGCGAACTACTACGCCTGGGTGGAGCGGGCCTGGCGCGGCGGCCAGCGGGTGCTCGTCAACGACCTCGTCACCAACGGCATGATCTGCTCGGTCTACCCGTTCAAGGACCGCAGTTGTGACGAGATGACCTCGATCCGCCTCCAGGCCAGGATGACGTACGACCTCCAGGCCTTCGTCGACAGGATGTACGGCGGCACCGGCAAGGGCTGGTTCCGGATCGTCACCGACAGCGCGCAGGCCCGACAGGTCATCGAGCAGGGCAAGTTGGCGGTCGTCCTCGGCGTCGAGACCTCCGAGCCGTTCGGCTGCAAGCAGATCCTCGACATCGGCCAGTGCAGCAAGGCGGACATCGACAAGGGGCTCGACGAGCTCTACGGCCTTGGCGTGCGCTCGATGTTCCTGTGCCACAAGTTCGACAACGCCCTGTGCGGTGTCCGCTTCGACGAGGGCGGCCTCGGAACCGCCATCAACGTCGGGCAGTTCCTGTCCACCGGCACCTTCTGGAAGACCGAGACCTGTAAGGGCCCGCAGCACGACAACCCCATCGGTACGGCCGCCTCGGAGGCGGAGGCCGACCTGCCGGCCGGCACCGAGGTCCCGGAGTACGACAAGGCCGCGCAGTGCAACGTCCGCGGGCTCACCGATCTCGGCGAGTACGCCGTGCGCGGCATGATGAAACGCAAGATGATGCTCGAGATCGACCACATGAGCGTCAAGGCCACCGGCCAGGTCCTCGACATCTTCGAGGCCGCGAACTACCCCGGCGTGCTCTCCTCGCACAGCTGGATGGACCTCAACTGGACCGAGCGGGTCTACTCCCTCGGCGGTTTCGTCGCCCAGTACATGCACGGCTCCGAAGGGTTCGCCGCGGAGGCCAAGCGCACCGACGCACTGCGCGACAAATATGGCGTGGGCTACGGCTACGGCACCGACTTCAACGGCATCGGCGACCACCCCGCACCGCGCGGAGCGGACGCCGCGCACAAGGTGACGTACCCCTTCAAGAGCGTCGACGGCGGCTCGGTCATCGACAAGCAGACCTCCGGGCAGCGCACCTTCGACTTCAACACCGACGGGGCCGCCCACGTCGGCATGATCCCGGACTGGATCGAGGACATCCGGCTCGTCGGCGGACAGGGTGTGGTCGACGACCTGTTCCGTGGCGCCGAGTCCTACCTGGACACCTGGGGCGCCGCCGAGCGGCACCAGGCGTCGGTGAACCTCGCCGACGGGAGGACGGCGACGGCCAGTTCGTCGGAGTCCAACCCGTTCACCAGTTATCAGCCGGGACGGGCGGTCGACGGTGACGACTCCTCCCGCTGGGCGAGCGACTGGAGCGACGACCAGTGGTGGCAGGTCGACCTCGGCGCCACCAACCTGGTCTCCAGGGTCACGCTCGACTGGGAGCGGGCGTACGGGAAGTCGTACCGGATCGAGCTGTCGACGGACGGGACGAACTGGACGACCGCCTGGTCGACGACCGCCGGTGACGGCGGGCTCGACACGGCCAGGTTCGCGGGCACCCCGGCCCGTTACGTCCGGGTCCACGGTCTCGACCGCGGTACCGACTGGGGATACTCGCTCTACGAGGTGGGCGTCCACAGCGGCTGA
- a CDS encoding cellulase family glycosylhydrolase has product MRRTRTNPLRTLLARLAALVGLVVLGALCPGTAQAAQEPGVQAAGLHISNGRLVEGNGNDFVMRGVNHAHTWYPNELGSLADIKAQGANTVRVVLADGHRWTANTASDVADVVAQCKANRLICVLEVHDTTGYGEDSAAGTLDQAADYWIGLKNVLAGQENYIVINIGNEPWGNTDPAGWTAPTIAAIQKLRNAGLAHTIMVDAPNWGQDWQQVMRTNAQSVYAADTTGNLIFSIHMYSVYDTAAEVTDYLNAFVSAKLPIVIGEFGGPADQWGDPDEDTMMATAEQLHIGYLAWSWSGNTDPVLDLVLDFDPARMTSWGQRVFNGANGIAQTAKEATIFGGGSTDTQAPTAPGTPTASAVTATSARLTWTASTDNVGVAGYDVVRVSGGTETKAAASTTNSVTVTGLTAGTAYSFAVYARDAAGNRSARSATVGVTTANAPAGSCSVGYRVVGEWQGGFQGEIVIRNTGTAAITGWKLGFTFGDGQTVSTMWGGTAAQSGGSVTVTPASYTNTIAAGGSVTVGFIGTKGATNTAPAAFTLNGAACVNG; this is encoded by the coding sequence ATGAGAAGAACGAGAACGAACCCCTTAAGGACCCTCCTGGCCCGGCTGGCGGCCCTCGTCGGGCTGGTGGTGCTCGGCGCCCTCTGTCCCGGCACGGCCCAGGCCGCCCAGGAGCCCGGCGTCCAGGCCGCCGGTCTGCACATCAGCAACGGCCGCCTGGTCGAGGGCAACGGCAACGACTTCGTGATGCGCGGTGTCAACCACGCCCACACCTGGTACCCGAACGAGCTGGGGTCGCTGGCCGACATCAAGGCGCAGGGCGCCAACACCGTCCGCGTGGTCCTCGCCGACGGCCATCGCTGGACCGCCAACACCGCCTCGGACGTGGCCGACGTCGTCGCCCAGTGCAAGGCCAACCGGCTCATCTGCGTCCTGGAGGTGCACGACACCACCGGATACGGCGAGGACAGCGCCGCCGGCACCCTCGACCAGGCCGCCGACTACTGGATCGGCCTGAAGAACGTGCTCGCCGGCCAGGAGAACTACATCGTCATCAACATCGGCAACGAGCCCTGGGGCAACACCGACCCGGCCGGCTGGACCGCCCCGACCATCGCCGCGATCCAGAAGCTGCGGAACGCCGGCCTCGCGCACACGATCATGGTGGACGCGCCCAACTGGGGCCAGGACTGGCAGCAGGTCATGCGCACCAACGCCCAGTCGGTGTACGCGGCCGACACCACCGGCAACCTGATCTTCTCGATCCACATGTACAGCGTCTACGACACCGCGGCGGAGGTCACGGACTACCTGAACGCCTTCGTGAGCGCCAAACTGCCGATCGTGATCGGGGAGTTCGGCGGGCCCGCCGACCAGTGGGGCGATCCGGACGAGGACACCATGATGGCCACCGCCGAGCAGCTCCACATCGGCTATCTGGCCTGGTCCTGGAGCGGCAACACCGATCCGGTCCTCGACCTGGTGCTCGACTTCGACCCGGCGCGGATGACGTCATGGGGTCAGCGCGTCTTCAACGGTGCCAACGGCATCGCCCAGACCGCCAAGGAAGCCACGATCTTCGGCGGCGGCTCCACCGACACCCAGGCCCCGACCGCCCCCGGCACTCCCACCGCCTCCGCGGTGACGGCGACCTCGGCCCGGCTGACCTGGACGGCGTCCACTGACAACGTTGGCGTGGCCGGGTACGACGTCGTCCGCGTCAGCGGGGGCACCGAGACCAAGGCCGCGGCCTCCACGACGAACTCGGTGACCGTGACCGGCCTGACCGCGGGCACGGCCTACTCCTTCGCCGTCTACGCCCGGGACGCCGCCGGCAACCGGTCGGCCCGCTCGGCTACGGTCGGCGTCACCACCGCCAACGCGCCCGCCGGGAGCTGCTCCGTCGGGTACCGGGTCGTCGGTGAGTGGCAGGGCGGCTTCCAGGGCGAGATCGTCATCCGCAACACCGGCACCGCCGCGATCACCGGCTGGAAGCTCGGCTTCACCTTCGGCGACGGGCAGACGGTCTCCACCATGTGGGGCGGGACCGCCGCACAGAGCGGTGGCTCGGTGACCGTCACACCGGCCTCCTACACCAACACCATCGCCGCCGGAGGTTCGGTCACCGTCGGGTTCATCGGCACCAAGGGCGCCACGAACACCGCCCCCGCCGCTTTCACTCTCAACGGAGCGGCCTGCGTGAACGGTTGA
- a CDS encoding excinuclease ABC subunit UvrA: protein MSKATEGDRHAADSHDLIRVHGARENNLKDVSIEIPKRRLTVFTGVSGSGKSSLVFDTIAAESQRLINETYSAFVQGFMPTLGRPEVDVLDGLTTAITVDQQRLGGDPRSTVGTVTDTNAMLRILFSRLGTPHIGSPKAFSFNVASISGAGAVTMERGGQTVKERRSFSIVGGMCPRCEGRGTVNDIDLTQLYDDSKSLAEGAMTIPGYKAGGWNYRLYSESGFFDADKPIRRFTKRELQDFLYREPVRMKIAGINMTYEGLVPRIQKSMLAKDRESMQPHIREFVDRAITFMVCPECEGTRLSEGARSSKIKGISIADACAMQISDLAEWVRALDEPSVGPLLTALGETLDSFVEIGLGYLSLDRSSGTLSGGEAQRTKMIRHLGSSLTDVTYVFDEPTIGLHPHDIQRMNNLLLRLRDKGNTVLVVEHKPETIVIADHVVDLGPGAGTAGGSVCFEGTVEGLRTSGTVTGRHFDDRAGLKDTVRKATGALEVRGASTHNLQDVDVDIPLGVLTVITGVAGSGKSSLVHGSIPAAEGIVSVDQGAIRGSRRSNPATYTGLLEPIRKAFAKANGVKPALFSANSEGACPTCNGAGVVYTDLAMMAGVATTCEECEGKRFQASVLEYRLGGRDISEVLAMPVTEAEEFFSTGEARTPAAHRILERLSDVGLGYLTLGQPLTTLSGGERQRLKLATHMGEKGGVFILDEPTTGLHLADVEQLLGLLDRLVDSGKSVIVVEHHQAVMAHADWIIDLGPGAGHDGGRIVFEGTPAELVAAGGTLTAEHLAAYVGE from the coding sequence ATGAGCAAGGCCACTGAGGGCGACCGGCACGCCGCTGACAGCCACGACCTGATCCGCGTGCACGGGGCGCGCGAGAACAACCTCAAGGACGTCAGCATCGAGATCCCGAAGCGCCGGCTCACGGTCTTCACCGGAGTCTCCGGCTCCGGCAAGAGCTCGCTGGTCTTCGACACCATCGCCGCCGAGTCGCAGCGGCTGATCAACGAGACCTACAGCGCCTTCGTGCAGGGCTTCATGCCGACCCTGGGGCGGCCCGAGGTCGACGTCCTCGACGGACTGACCACCGCCATCACCGTCGACCAGCAGCGCCTCGGCGGCGATCCGCGCTCCACCGTCGGCACCGTGACCGACACCAACGCCATGCTGCGGATCCTCTTCAGCAGACTCGGGACCCCGCACATCGGCTCGCCCAAGGCGTTCTCCTTCAACGTCGCCTCGATCAGCGGAGCGGGCGCGGTGACCATGGAGCGCGGCGGACAGACCGTGAAGGAGCGCCGCAGCTTCAGCATCGTCGGCGGCATGTGCCCGCGCTGCGAGGGCCGGGGCACGGTCAACGACATCGACCTCACCCAGCTCTACGACGACTCCAAGTCGCTCGCCGAGGGCGCGATGACCATCCCCGGCTACAAGGCCGGCGGCTGGAACTACCGCCTCTACAGCGAGTCCGGCTTCTTCGACGCGGACAAGCCGATCCGGAGGTTCACCAAGCGCGAGCTCCAGGACTTCCTGTACCGCGAGCCGGTCAGGATGAAGATCGCGGGCATCAACATGACCTACGAGGGTCTCGTGCCGCGCATCCAGAAGTCGATGCTCGCCAAGGACCGCGAGTCGATGCAGCCGCACATCCGTGAGTTCGTGGACCGCGCGATCACCTTCATGGTCTGCCCCGAGTGCGAGGGCACCCGGCTGAGCGAGGGGGCCCGGTCCTCGAAGATCAAGGGGATCAGCATCGCCGACGCCTGCGCCATGCAGATCAGCGACCTCGCCGAGTGGGTGCGGGCCCTGGACGAGCCGTCGGTCGGGCCGCTGCTGACGGCGCTGGGCGAGACCCTCGACTCCTTCGTGGAGATCGGGCTCGGCTATCTCTCCCTCGACCGGTCCTCGGGCACGCTGTCCGGCGGCGAGGCGCAGCGCACCAAGATGATCCGCCACCTCGGCTCGTCGCTCACCGATGTCACCTACGTCTTCGACGAGCCGACGATCGGGCTGCACCCCCATGACATCCAGCGCATGAACAACCTGCTGCTGCGCCTGCGGGACAAGGGCAACACGGTGCTCGTCGTGGAGCACAAGCCGGAGACGATCGTGATCGCCGACCATGTCGTCGACCTCGGCCCCGGGGCCGGTACGGCGGGTGGCTCGGTCTGTTTCGAGGGGACCGTCGAGGGGCTGCGGACCAGCGGCACCGTCACCGGCCGCCACTTCGACGACCGGGCCGGACTCAAGGACACGGTCCGCAAGGCCACCGGCGCGCTGGAGGTCCGCGGCGCGAGCACGCACAACCTCCAGGACGTCGACGTCGACATCCCGCTCGGGGTGCTGACCGTGATCACCGGGGTCGCGGGCTCCGGCAAGAGCTCGCTGGTGCACGGGTCGATCCCGGCCGCGGAGGGGATCGTGTCCGTCGACCAGGGCGCCATCCGCGGCTCCAGGCGCAGCAACCCGGCGACGTACACCGGACTGCTGGAGCCGATCCGCAAGGCGTTCGCGAAGGCCAACGGGGTGAAGCCGGCGCTGTTCAGCGCCAACTCCGAGGGCGCCTGCCCCACCTGCAACGGCGCGGGAGTCGTCTACACCGACCTCGCGATGATGGCCGGGGTCGCCACGACCTGCGAGGAGTGCGAGGGGAAGCGGTTCCAGGCCTCCGTGCTGGAGTACCGCCTCGGCGGGCGGGACATCAGCGAGGTGCTCGCGATGCCGGTGACGGAGGCGGAGGAGTTCTTCAGCACCGGTGAGGCGCGCACGCCGGCCGCGCACAGGATTCTGGAGCGGCTCTCGGACGTCGGGCTCGGCTATCTCACCCTCGGGCAGCCGCTCACGACGCTGTCCGGCGGTGAGCGGCAGCGGCTGAAGCTGGCGACCCACATGGGGGAGAAGGGCGGCGTGTTCATCCTCGACGAGCCGACCACCGGCCTCCACCTCGCCGACGTCGAACAACTCCTCGGCCTGCTCGACCGGCTCGTCGACTCCGGCAAGTCCGTCATCGTCGTAGAGCATCACCAGGCGGTCATGGCCCACGCCGACTGGATCATCGACCTCGGTCCGGGCGCGGGCCACGACGGCGGACGGATCGTGTTCGAGGGGACGCCCGCGGAGCTCGTCGCCGCGGGGGGCACGCTCACGGCGGAGCATCTGGCGGCGTACGTGGGGGAGTGA
- a CDS encoding VOC family protein produces the protein MDITIGASFLPHDDPEASLAFYRDVLGFEVRGDVGQGPARRITVGPAGPAGTSVVLRPAGEEPELLLATPDLDSVFERLQARAEVIQEPIEQPHGIRDCAFLDPAGNVIRVQELR, from the coding sequence ATGGACATCACGATCGGGGCGAGCTTCCTCCCGCACGACGACCCGGAGGCCTCCCTGGCCTTCTACCGGGACGTGCTGGGCTTCGAGGTGCGCGGTGACGTGGGCCAGGGGCCGGCGCGCCGGATCACTGTCGGCCCCGCGGGCCCGGCCGGCACCTCGGTCGTGCTGCGCCCGGCGGGCGAGGAGCCCGAGCTGCTGCTCGCCACCCCCGACCTCGACTCGGTCTTCGAGCGGCTCCAGGCCCGCGCCGAGGTGATCCAGGAGCCGATCGAGCAGCCGCACGGCATCCGGGACTGCGCCTTTCTCGATCCCGCGGGCAACGTGATCCGCGTCCAGGAGCTGCGCTGA